A region from the Triticum aestivum cultivar Chinese Spring chromosome 3D, IWGSC CS RefSeq v2.1, whole genome shotgun sequence genome encodes:
- the LOC123076272 gene encoding uncharacterized protein, whose amino-acid sequence MRCSRTAEPAATKKTHDHELPELPPIPADGRTHLFPPASASAGDATAAHPQYVAPPPHHPRLQLGVLLLELVSMQQRASGTPSSLTQTEERTTLALQSIIRCCKVGSLIFGIRKNG is encoded by the exons ATGAGGTGTTCCCGAACCGCCGAGCCAGCAGCGACAAAAAAAACCCACGACCACGAACTGCCAGAACTTCCCCCGATCCCCGCCGACGGCCGCACCCACCTCTTCCCACCAGCCTCCGCCAGCGCCGGCGACGCGACCGCCGCCCACCCGCAGTATGTCGCACCGCCGCCACACCACCCCCGCCTCCAG CTCGGCGTATTGCTGCTGGAGCTGGTGTCCATGCAACAGCGTGCGTCAGGGACTCCTTCCTCGTTGACACAGACGGAGGAGCGCACAACCTTGGCGCTGCAGAGCATTATACGTTGTTGTAAAGTTGGCTCACTTATATTTGGAATAAGGAAAAACGGCTGA